In Cellvibrio polysaccharolyticus, a genomic segment contains:
- a CDS encoding [protein-PII] uridylyltransferase, whose product MTGKTVPYFERPLFFFDQSRFRRALTEQPVITVFKDAINAASAQFDLRFREGEDIRTLVYERALFIDCMLHYAWLQFEWPEGISLEAVGGYGRGELHPHSDIDLLILHQPDFPESSQETIGQFLTLLWDIGLEIGHSVRTIEQCVAIARSDITVATNIMESRTLIGDESLREALQQQTSPEHIWSAAAFFQAKWEEQLQRHQKYNDTEYNLEPNIKNAPGGLRDIQVIAWVAKRYYQTRTLKQLHGKGFFTEEEFSMLYSGEEYLWRVRYGLHMVAGRAEERLLFDHQRELAQFFGYTDNSENLAVEQFMHKYYRTVMALRELNDVLLQYLHEEILSNPADARIVAINERFQIRNNYIEAIDPQLFEKQPSAMLEIFVLMAQRQDIEGVRAVTIRSLRENRNLIDADFRSNPQNTQLFMKLMQQSAGLVDQLKRMSRYGILGLYLPEFGRVTGQMQHDLFHIYTVDAHTLKVIQNMCNFRLPSAREDFPIAAYAFHRLPKIELLYIAGLYHDIAKGRGGDHSILGAVDAEEFCTRHGISPRETRLICWLVEQHLHMSAVAQKQDISDPDVIHDFALMVGDQTHLNYLYCLTVADINGTNKELWNTWRASLLRQLYLDSRRALRRGLENDIDRQDLIEETQQAALRKLQRKGINAERTWKIWGDMGDEYFLRESAQDIAWHTAAAVNQPDDSDLVLIRKASVSEQTGATQIFVRTLERSNVFAAVASALDQQNLSIQDARIYNSSAGYTLDTFYVLDQNGKPLKENPAQLKTIQAAVLAELRLTDNYSEVITRRTPRRLKYFAMPTRTAISNDRMTGHTVLEVISPDRPGLLASIGRVFMQFGVQLKNARIATLGERVEDVFFITDHKGDALSDPAVCESLQNEICKQLDKRANH is encoded by the coding sequence ATGACCGGGAAGACGGTACCCTATTTCGAACGACCACTTTTTTTCTTTGATCAGAGCCGTTTTCGGCGGGCTTTGACAGAACAACCGGTTATTACCGTCTTCAAGGATGCCATTAACGCCGCCAGCGCCCAATTTGATCTTCGCTTTCGCGAAGGCGAAGATATTCGCACGCTGGTTTACGAGCGCGCCCTGTTTATTGATTGCATGCTGCATTACGCCTGGCTGCAATTTGAGTGGCCGGAGGGCATCAGCCTGGAAGCCGTGGGCGGTTACGGGCGTGGCGAGCTTCATCCCCATTCAGATATTGATTTGCTGATTCTGCACCAGCCGGACTTTCCGGAAAGTAGCCAGGAAACCATTGGCCAATTTTTAACATTACTGTGGGATATCGGCCTGGAAATTGGCCACAGCGTGCGCACCATAGAACAATGCGTAGCCATTGCCCGCAGCGATATTACCGTGGCCACCAATATTATGGAGTCACGCACGCTGATCGGGGATGAAAGCTTGCGTGAAGCCCTGCAACAACAAACCTCACCGGAACATATCTGGTCAGCGGCAGCGTTTTTCCAGGCGAAATGGGAAGAACAGCTGCAACGCCATCAGAAATACAACGATACCGAATACAACCTCGAACCCAACATTAAAAATGCACCGGGCGGATTGCGGGATATTCAGGTTATTGCCTGGGTAGCCAAACGCTATTACCAAACCCGCACGCTGAAACAATTGCACGGTAAAGGATTCTTCACCGAAGAAGAATTTTCCATGCTCTACAGCGGCGAGGAATATTTATGGCGGGTTCGTTACGGCCTGCACATGGTCGCCGGCCGCGCTGAAGAGCGTTTGCTGTTTGACCATCAACGCGAGCTCGCACAATTTTTCGGTTATACCGACAACAGCGAAAACCTTGCCGTTGAACAGTTCATGCACAAGTATTACCGCACGGTAATGGCACTGCGCGAACTTAACGATGTATTGCTGCAATATTTGCACGAGGAAATTCTCAGCAACCCGGCGGATGCGCGCATTGTCGCTATCAATGAGCGTTTTCAGATTCGCAACAACTACATTGAAGCGATTGACCCGCAGCTATTTGAAAAACAGCCGTCGGCAATGCTGGAAATTTTTGTGCTGATGGCGCAACGCCAGGATATTGAAGGTGTACGCGCTGTTACCATTCGCAGCCTGCGGGAAAACCGCAACCTCATTGACGCCGACTTTCGCAGCAACCCGCAAAATACCCAACTGTTTATGAAGCTGATGCAACAGTCCGCCGGGCTGGTTGATCAACTTAAACGCATGAGCCGCTACGGCATCCTGGGCTTGTACCTGCCGGAGTTCGGACGCGTTACCGGGCAGATGCAGCACGACCTGTTTCATATTTACACCGTGGATGCACACACCCTGAAAGTTATTCAGAACATGTGTAACTTTCGTCTGCCGTCGGCGCGCGAGGACTTTCCAATCGCCGCTTACGCGTTTCACCGTTTACCGAAAATCGAGCTGCTGTACATTGCCGGGCTTTATCACGATATTGCCAAAGGTCGCGGTGGTGATCACTCGATCCTCGGCGCGGTGGACGCAGAAGAATTTTGCACCCGCCATGGCATTTCCCCACGGGAAACCCGTCTGATCTGCTGGCTGGTAGAACAGCATCTGCACATGTCAGCGGTTGCTCAAAAGCAGGATATTTCCGACCCGGATGTCATTCATGATTTCGCGCTCATGGTCGGCGATCAAACGCATTTGAATTACCTCTACTGTTTGACCGTAGCCGACATTAACGGCACCAACAAAGAACTGTGGAACACCTGGCGCGCCAGTTTGTTGCGTCAGCTGTATCTCGATTCACGCCGTGCATTGCGCCGCGGCCTTGAGAACGATATCGACCGCCAGGATTTGATTGAAGAAACCCAGCAGGCCGCGCTGCGCAAATTACAGCGCAAAGGCATCAACGCTGAACGCACCTGGAAAATATGGGGCGACATGGGCGATGAATATTTTCTCCGCGAGAGCGCGCAGGATATTGCCTGGCACACCGCCGCTGCCGTCAACCAACCGGATGACAGCGACCTGGTACTGATTCGCAAAGCGTCTGTGTCGGAACAAACCGGTGCTACGCAAATTTTCGTGCGCACGCTTGAACGCAGCAACGTGTTTGCTGCGGTAGCGTCGGCACTGGACCAGCAAAATCTCAGCATTCAGGATGCGCGCATTTACAACTCCAGCGCCGGTTATACCCTGGACACCTTCTATGTGCTGGATCAGAACGGCAAGCCGTTGAAAGAAAACCCGGCGCAGTTAAAAACCATTCAGGCGGCTGTGCTGGCAGAATTACGATTGACCGACAACTACTCGGAAGTCATTACCCGCCGCACCCCGCGCCGTTTGAAATATTTCGCCATGCCAACCCGAACCGCCATCAGTAATGATCGCATGACCGGTCACACCGTGCTTGAAGTGATCAGCCCGGACCGCCCGGGATTATTAGCCAGCATTGGCCGGGTTTTTATGCAGTTTGGTGTGCAACTTAAAAATGCCCGTATTGCCACCCTCGGTGAGCGGGTAGAAGACGTCTTTTTTATTACCGATCACAAAGGCGATGCGCTGAGTGATCCGGCGGTTTGTGAGTCCTTGCAAAATGAAATTTGCAAGCAACTCGACAAACGAGCCAATCATTAA
- the map gene encoding type I methionyl aminopeptidase: MTVSIKTPEEIEKMRVAGRLAAEVLELIGPYVQPGVTTAELDRICHEHIVNVQKAIPACLNYNGFPKSICTSINQVICHGIPSEKRVLKNGDIINIDVTVIKDEYYGDTSAMFIVGTAPAHAERLIKVTQECLYKGIELVKPGCTLGDIGHVIQQYAESNYYSVVREYCGHGIGRVFHEEPQILHYGRPGTGLVLKEGMCFTIEPMINAGKPQTKLKSDGWTVETKDGRLSAQWEHTMVVTATGVEVLTARKDESF; encoded by the coding sequence ATGACTGTTTCTATCAAAACCCCCGAAGAAATCGAGAAAATGCGCGTTGCGGGCCGTCTGGCCGCTGAAGTGCTGGAATTAATTGGCCCTTATGTTCAGCCGGGTGTGACTACCGCCGAGTTGGATCGCATCTGCCACGAGCATATCGTCAATGTGCAAAAAGCCATTCCTGCCTGCCTGAATTACAACGGTTTCCCCAAGTCGATTTGTACGTCCATCAATCAGGTGATCTGCCACGGCATTCCTTCGGAAAAGCGTGTGCTGAAAAACGGCGACATTATCAATATCGACGTTACCGTCATCAAAGATGAATACTACGGTGATACCAGTGCCATGTTCATTGTCGGTACGGCTCCGGCTCACGCCGAACGACTGATCAAGGTCACCCAGGAATGCCTGTACAAAGGTATTGAACTGGTCAAACCCGGCTGCACGCTGGGTGATATCGGTCATGTGATTCAACAATATGCCGAAAGCAACTACTACTCGGTAGTACGTGAATATTGCGGTCATGGTATTGGCCGGGTTTTCCACGAAGAACCGCAGATATTGCACTACGGCCGCCCGGGCACCGGCCTGGTATTGAAAGAAGGCATGTGCTTTACCATTGAGCCGATGATCAACGCCGGCAAGCCTCAAACCAAGCTGAAAAGCGATGGCTGGACCGTAGAAACCAAAGACGGTCGTCTTTCTGCCCAGTGGGAACACACCATGGTAGTTACCGCTACCGGTGTGGAAGTATTAACTGCACGTAAGGATGAGTCTTTTTAA
- the uxuA gene encoding mannonate dehydratase, with amino-acid sequence MKETWRWFGPADPIPLAHIAQAGATGIVTSLHDIATGDIWPLPRIIERKQIIEAQGLQWSVIESIPLHNDIKTRSGNYAHYISNYQQSLRNVAAAGLTDVCYNFMPVVDWTRTDLNYLLPDGSQALRFDLIDFIAYDVLILQRPNARLSYTEAQLQQAEQRFAAMPAERKQQLESNIIAGLPGGDGSYTRDSILQTIQLFIDLGEDTMRENLIGFLCDITPVAEELGIRLCIHPDDPPFSLFGLPRVVSTAEDIRRLISAVPSPANGITLCAGSYGSRIDNDPVAIASEFADRIYFAHLRNVTCEPDGSFYEAAHLTGGTDMVALIQVLLKEEQRRKAAGLPAVEIPFRPDHGHLIAEEIGRTGINPGYSYGGRLKGLAELRGVVHTLERLNAF; translated from the coding sequence ATGAAAGAAACCTGGCGCTGGTTTGGTCCGGCAGACCCTATCCCTCTGGCGCACATTGCTCAGGCTGGCGCGACCGGTATCGTTACCTCGCTGCATGACATTGCCACCGGTGACATCTGGCCCCTGCCGCGCATTATTGAGCGCAAGCAAATAATTGAAGCACAAGGGCTGCAATGGTCTGTTATTGAGAGCATCCCGCTGCACAATGACATCAAAACCCGTAGCGGCAACTACGCCCATTACATCAGCAACTATCAACAATCGCTGCGTAATGTGGCCGCTGCCGGCCTGACCGATGTTTGCTATAACTTTATGCCGGTAGTGGATTGGACTCGCACCGATCTCAATTACCTGCTGCCGGATGGCAGCCAGGCGTTGCGTTTCGACCTGATTGATTTTATTGCTTACGATGTATTGATATTGCAACGCCCCAATGCCCGCCTCAGCTACACAGAAGCACAACTGCAACAGGCGGAGCAGCGTTTTGCCGCCATGCCTGCCGAACGCAAGCAACAACTGGAAAGCAACATTATTGCCGGGCTGCCCGGTGGCGATGGCTCTTACACCCGCGATAGCATCCTGCAAACCATCCAGTTGTTTATCGACCTTGGTGAAGACACCATGCGCGAGAACCTGATCGGGTTCCTGTGCGACATCACCCCGGTCGCCGAAGAGCTGGGCATTCGCCTGTGCATCCACCCGGATGACCCACCCTTCTCTCTGTTTGGCTTGCCCCGTGTGGTGTCCACCGCAGAGGACATTCGCCGCCTGATAAGCGCCGTGCCCTCGCCCGCCAACGGCATTACCCTGTGCGCCGGCTCTTACGGTTCCCGTATCGATAACGATCCGGTCGCCATCGCCAGTGAATTTGCCGACCGCATTTATTTTGCCCACTTGCGTAACGTGACCTGCGAGCCGGATGGTTCTTTTTACGAAGCCGCTCACCTCACCGGAGGTACCGATATGGTGGCGCTGATTCAGGTGCTATTAAAAGAAGAACAGCGTCGCAAGGCGGCTGGCTTGCCGGCAGTGGAAATCCCCTTCCGCCCGGATCATGGCCACCTGATTGCCGAAGAGATTGGCCGCACCGGCATCAACCCGGGCTATTCTTACGGCGGACGCCTGAAAGGCCTGGCAGAACTGCGTGGCGTGGTGCATACCCTGGAACGCCTCAACGCATTCTGA
- the rpsB gene encoding 30S ribosomal protein S2 has product MASVSMRDMLSAGVHFGHQTRYWNPKMNRYIFGARNKIHIINLEHTVPAFNEALALVQQMASQKKKILFVGTKRAAQKTIKEQAERAGQPFVSHRWLGGMLTNYKTIRASIRRLSDLTAQSQDGTFTKLTKKEALMRTRDMEKLERSIGGIKHMSGLPDAMFVIDVDHERIAIQEANKLGIPVIGVVDTNSNPDGVDYVIPGNDDAIRAIKLYVSAVADACLEGGRSTAAVPNKDEYVAAEGSAE; this is encoded by the coding sequence ATGGCTTCTGTAAGCATGCGCGATATGTTGTCCGCCGGTGTTCACTTCGGTCACCAGACCCGTTACTGGAACCCGAAAATGAACCGTTACATTTTCGGCGCGCGTAACAAGATTCATATTATTAACCTGGAGCACACTGTTCCTGCCTTCAATGAAGCGTTGGCGCTGGTTCAGCAAATGGCTTCCCAGAAGAAAAAAATTCTGTTTGTGGGCACCAAGCGTGCAGCACAAAAAACTATCAAAGAGCAGGCCGAGCGCGCTGGTCAGCCTTTCGTAAGTCACCGTTGGTTGGGTGGTATGTTGACCAACTACAAAACCATTCGTGCGTCTATTCGTCGCCTGAGTGACCTGACTGCACAAAGCCAGGACGGTACTTTCACCAAGCTGACCAAAAAAGAAGCGCTGATGCGCACCCGTGACATGGAGAAGCTTGAGCGCTCCATCGGTGGTATCAAGCACATGAGCGGTTTGCCGGATGCTATGTTTGTTATCGACGTAGATCACGAGCGCATTGCTATTCAGGAAGCTAACAAGCTGGGTATTCCGGTTATTGGTGTAGTAGATACCAACAGCAACCCGGACGGCGTTGATTACGTTATTCCAGGTAACGATGACGCCATTCGCGCTATCAAGCTGTACGTAAGTGCTGTGGCTGACGCTTGTCTGGAAGGTGGTCGTTCAACGGCTGCAGTACCAAACAAAGATGAGTACGTTGCTGCTGAAGGTTCTGCTGAATAA
- the tsf gene encoding translation elongation factor Ts, which produces MTAVSATLVKELRDRTGLGMMECKKALTEAGGDIELAIENLRKVSGLKAAKKEGRTAADGVVAVKVASDNSYAIAVEINSETDFVARDAGFLAFVDTVVAKAFADKQTDVAALMAGELEAAREALVQKIGEKISVRRISLIEGGVVGGYVHLNSRIAVLVQLEGGSDETAKDIAMHVAAVNPQVVSSDQMPAEVVEKEKDIIRAQPDMAGKPAEIVEKMIVGRINKFLKEASLVDQPFVKNPEQTVAQFAKAAGATVKNFVRLEVGEGIEKEVVDFAAEVAAQVAASKS; this is translated from the coding sequence ATGACAGCTGTTTCTGCAACACTGGTAAAAGAACTGCGTGATCGTACCGGTCTTGGCATGATGGAGTGCAAAAAAGCACTGACCGAAGCTGGTGGCGACATTGAGTTGGCTATCGAAAACCTGCGTAAGGTTTCCGGTCTGAAAGCGGCTAAAAAAGAAGGCCGTACTGCAGCTGACGGCGTTGTAGCGGTTAAAGTGGCTAGCGACAACAGCTACGCTATCGCGGTAGAAATCAACTCTGAAACTGACTTCGTTGCTCGCGATGCCGGCTTCCTGGCATTTGTTGACACTGTTGTTGCCAAGGCTTTTGCTGACAAGCAAACCGACGTTGCTGCTTTGATGGCTGGCGAGTTGGAAGCTGCGCGTGAAGCGTTGGTGCAAAAAATTGGTGAAAAAATCAGCGTTCGTCGCATTAGCCTGATTGAAGGCGGCGTGGTTGGTGGTTATGTTCACCTGAATAGCCGTATCGCGGTACTGGTTCAGCTGGAAGGCGGTAGCGACGAAACTGCAAAAGACATCGCTATGCATGTTGCTGCAGTTAACCCGCAAGTGGTCAGCTCTGACCAGATGCCGGCTGAAGTGGTTGAGAAAGAAAAAGACATCATTCGTGCCCAGCCTGATATGGCCGGCAAGCCTGCTGAAATCGTTGAGAAGATGATTGTTGGTCGTATCAACAAGTTCCTCAAAGAAGCAAGCCTGGTTGATCAGCCGTTTGTGAAAAACCCGGAGCAAACCGTTGCTCAATTCGCCAAAGCTGCCGGTGCTACCGTGAAGAATTTTGTGCGTCTTGAAGTGGGTGAGGGCATCGAGAAAGAAGTAGTGGATTTCGCTGCTGAAGTTGCTGCCCAGGTTGCTGCGTCCAAGTCATAA
- the pyrH gene encoding UMP kinase: MSNPRDKKYKRILLKLSGEELMGSEGFGIDPKVLDKMALEIGQLVGIGVQVGLVIGGGNLFRGAALSAAGLDRVTGDHMGMLATVMNALAMRDALERSNISSRVMSAIPMSGIVEHYDRRRAIRFLNSGEVVIFAAGTGNPFFTTDSAACLRGIEVEAEIVLKATKVDGVYTADPKKDPTATRYDRLSYDEVLDKKLGVMDLTAICLCREHDMPVRVFRMNKAGALLNIVVGSNEGTLIEEEKIA, translated from the coding sequence ATGTCGAATCCTCGCGATAAAAAGTACAAGCGTATCCTGCTAAAGCTGAGTGGCGAGGAGCTGATGGGAAGTGAAGGCTTCGGTATTGACCCCAAAGTGCTGGATAAAATGGCACTGGAAATTGGTCAGCTGGTGGGTATTGGCGTCCAGGTGGGTCTGGTGATTGGCGGCGGAAACCTTTTCCGCGGTGCTGCGTTAAGCGCAGCAGGGCTGGATCGCGTAACCGGCGACCACATGGGCATGCTGGCAACGGTAATGAACGCACTGGCGATGCGCGATGCGCTGGAGCGCTCCAATATCTCTTCCCGTGTTATGTCAGCCATCCCGATGAGCGGCATTGTTGAGCATTACGACCGTCGCCGTGCGATACGATTCCTGAATTCCGGTGAAGTGGTTATTTTTGCTGCTGGCACGGGCAATCCTTTTTTTACCACCGACTCTGCAGCCTGTTTGCGCGGCATTGAAGTAGAGGCGGAAATTGTTTTGAAAGCTACCAAGGTCGACGGTGTTTACACCGCCGATCCGAAAAAAGATCCGACAGCTACCCGATACGATCGTTTGTCTTACGACGAAGTACTGGACAAAAAACTCGGTGTTATGGATTTGACGGCCATCTGCCTTTGCCGTGAGCATGATATGCCAGTGCGTGTGTTCCGCATGAACAAAGCTGGCGCATTGTTGAATATTGTGGTCGGCAGTAATGAAGGCACATTGATTGAAGAGGAAAAAATTGCATGA
- the frr gene encoding ribosome recycling factor translates to MINDIKKDAESRMKKAVDALVNNFNKIRTGRAHPSLLDGINVSYYGVDTPLSQLANINVEDARTLAVNPWERNLVPEIEKAIMKADLGLNPSTNNGLIRIPLPMLTEETRKNFIKQARAEAENGRVAVRNVRRDVLAAIKTLLKDKEIGEDDDRRGQDDIQKITDKYIAEVDKALATKETDLMAI, encoded by the coding sequence ATGATTAATGACATTAAAAAAGACGCAGAAAGCCGTATGAAAAAAGCGGTTGATGCGCTGGTAAACAACTTCAATAAAATTCGTACCGGACGCGCCCACCCGAGCCTGCTCGATGGCATCAATGTTTCCTATTACGGTGTAGACACGCCCTTGTCCCAGTTGGCCAACATCAACGTGGAAGATGCCCGTACGCTGGCAGTAAACCCGTGGGAGCGCAATCTGGTTCCGGAAATTGAAAAAGCCATCATGAAGGCCGACCTGGGTTTGAACCCTTCCACCAACAATGGCCTGATTCGTATTCCGCTGCCGATGTTGACCGAAGAAACCCGTAAAAACTTCATTAAGCAAGCGCGCGCAGAAGCGGAAAATGGCCGTGTAGCGGTGCGTAATGTGCGTCGCGATGTGCTCGCTGCTATCAAAACGTTGTTGAAAGACAAGGAAATTGGTGAAGACGATGATCGTCGTGGACAAGACGATATTCAGAAAATTACTGATAAATATATTGCCGAGGTGGACAAGGCGTTGGCCACCAAAGAAACCGATCTGATGGCAATCTGA
- the uppS gene encoding polyprenyl diphosphate synthase, producing MSINSLRHVAIIMDGNNRWAKQQGLSGISGHKAGVERIRDVMSACQELNVSVLTVFAFSSENWKRPGKEVEALMSLFLLYLKQEAKELRKKNVRLRVIGNRSRFSASLQKAIAAAEETTRDGDTTLVIAADYGGRWDIAEAARSLAQQVADGELDPASIDETLLHSQTQLADLPPLDLLIRTGGELRISNFLLWQCAYAELYFTEKFWPDFNAVELHKAADSFYDRQRRFGMTGEQVEKGITHA from the coding sequence GTGTCTATCAATAGCCTGCGTCATGTCGCTATTATCATGGACGGCAACAACCGCTGGGCGAAGCAACAGGGCTTGAGTGGTATCAGTGGTCACAAAGCGGGTGTAGAGCGCATTCGTGATGTTATGTCTGCCTGTCAGGAACTGAATGTCAGCGTACTGACCGTGTTTGCTTTCAGCAGCGAAAACTGGAAGCGGCCGGGTAAGGAAGTTGAAGCGCTGATGTCCCTGTTTTTGTTGTATCTCAAACAGGAAGCCAAAGAGCTTCGTAAAAAAAACGTGCGTTTGCGGGTTATTGGCAATCGCTCGCGCTTCAGTGCCTCCTTGCAAAAAGCCATTGCTGCAGCTGAAGAAACCACCCGTGATGGCGACACCACGCTGGTAATTGCTGCCGACTATGGTGGTCGTTGGGATATTGCCGAAGCTGCTCGCTCGCTCGCGCAGCAGGTTGCTGATGGTGAGCTTGATCCTGCATCGATTGACGAAACCTTGTTGCATTCTCAAACCCAGCTGGCAGATTTGCCACCGCTGGATCTGCTGATCAGAACCGGTGGTGAACTGCGCATCAGTAATTTTCTGTTGTGGCAGTGCGCCTACGCCGAGCTGTACTTTACTGAAAAATTCTGGCCGGATTTCAATGCGGTTGAGCTGCATAAAGCGGCTGACAGTTTTTACGATCGCCAGCGTCGTTTCGGGATGACCGGTGAGCAAGTTGAAAAGGGAATAACTCATGCTTAA
- a CDS encoding phosphatidate cytidylyltransferase, with the protein MLKQRVITALVLVAVFLAALFFLPAVWFAGFVAAIILVASWEWANLSGFESPLSRLFYILLTAAGVAAAAVYINLLPSLDASAVDSGAVFNLLLAGCLWWAVALLLVQGYPSSQILWGSRSLRAVMGLLVLLPAWVGFSWVRLHPQGEWLILLIVAVVACADIGGYFTGRRWGRRKLKPAVSPGKTWEGFFGGLFANIIFAVALWFIVGGNLWLWLAIIIPTSLISVLGDLLESMVKRHRGIKDSSQLLPGHGGVLDRADSLTAAAPVFALALYASGMGV; encoded by the coding sequence ATGCTTAAACAGCGTGTCATAACGGCATTGGTGCTGGTTGCTGTTTTTCTTGCCGCCTTGTTTTTTCTGCCTGCGGTCTGGTTTGCCGGTTTCGTGGCAGCCATTATTCTGGTGGCATCCTGGGAATGGGCCAATCTTTCCGGGTTTGAATCACCGCTTTCCCGTCTGTTTTATATTCTTCTTACTGCAGCTGGTGTTGCTGCGGCTGCCGTCTATATAAATTTGTTGCCCTCGCTGGATGCTTCCGCCGTGGATAGTGGCGCGGTGTTTAATCTGCTGTTAGCGGGTTGTCTCTGGTGGGCTGTGGCTCTTTTGCTGGTTCAGGGGTATCCCTCAAGTCAGATCCTCTGGGGAAGCCGGTCGCTGCGTGCGGTGATGGGCTTGCTGGTGTTGTTGCCTGCGTGGGTCGGCTTTTCCTGGGTGCGTTTGCACCCGCAGGGCGAGTGGTTGATTCTGCTGATTGTTGCTGTGGTGGCCTGCGCTGATATCGGCGGTTATTTTACCGGTCGTCGCTGGGGGCGCAGAAAACTCAAGCCAGCAGTCAGCCCGGGTAAAACCTGGGAAGGTTTTTTTGGCGGCTTGTTTGCCAATATTATTTTTGCTGTTGCTCTGTGGTTTATCGTCGGCGGTAATTTATGGCTTTGGCTGGCCATTATTATCCCTACCAGCCTGATCTCGGTACTGGGCGATTTGCTCGAAAGTATGGTCAAGCGTCATCGCGGCATCAAAGATAGCAGCCAGCTGTTGCCCGGTCATGGTGGTGTGCTGGATCGGGCAGATAGCCTTACCGCTGCTGCCCCGGTGTTTGCTCTGGCGCTCTATGCCAGTGGAATGGGTGTTTGA
- the ispC gene encoding 1-deoxy-D-xylulose-5-phosphate reductoisomerase: MQQVTILGSTGSIGVSTLDVLSRHPERYQVFALTADRQWQALADQCLRFKPRYAVINADDAYAPLVERLKASGCTTDVLCGTEAIAAVASHADVHTVMAAIVGAAGLMPTLAAVRTGKKVLLANKEALVMAGGLFTRAVLESGACLLPIDSEHNAIFQCLPNQQNNFLRDGVTTSGVRKILLTASGGPFLHTPVDALGAVTPEQACAHPNWRMGQKISVDSATMLNKGLELIEACWLFNVPPQQVEVVIHPQSVIHSMVEYIDGSVLAQLGNPDMRTPIAHALAWPERIDSGVSSLDLIATARLDFAAPDTERFPCLRLAQQAAAQGATAPAILNAANEVAVAAFLDRRLGFRQIPQVIEQVMAQVAVTAADSLDAVQWADTQARSCAGTFIGTLQR, translated from the coding sequence ATGCAGCAAGTTACAATTCTTGGTTCTACCGGTTCTATTGGGGTCAGCACGCTGGATGTGTTGTCTCGCCATCCGGAGCGCTATCAGGTATTTGCTTTAACGGCAGATCGTCAGTGGCAAGCACTGGCTGACCAGTGTCTGCGCTTTAAGCCGCGTTATGCCGTTATTAACGCCGATGATGCCTATGCACCCCTGGTAGAGCGTCTGAAGGCATCGGGCTGTACCACCGACGTGCTTTGTGGAACCGAAGCGATTGCCGCCGTTGCATCTCACGCTGATGTGCATACCGTGATGGCAGCCATTGTGGGCGCAGCGGGGCTGATGCCGACACTGGCAGCGGTCAGGACCGGCAAAAAAGTGCTGTTGGCGAATAAAGAAGCTCTGGTGATGGCGGGTGGTCTGTTTACCCGCGCGGTATTGGAGAGCGGTGCCTGTCTGTTGCCTATCGACAGTGAACACAATGCCATTTTCCAATGTCTGCCCAACCAGCAGAACAATTTCTTGCGAGACGGTGTAACCACCAGCGGTGTGCGTAAAATTTTGCTGACTGCATCCGGCGGTCCGTTTTTACATACGCCGGTTGATGCTCTGGGTGCGGTAACGCCGGAGCAGGCCTGCGCCCATCCCAATTGGCGAATGGGGCAGAAAATTTCGGTTGATTCCGCAACTATGTTGAATAAAGGGCTGGAGCTTATTGAGGCTTGCTGGTTATTTAATGTGCCTCCACAGCAGGTGGAAGTGGTTATTCACCCGCAAAGCGTCATTCATTCAATGGTTGAATATATTGATGGTTCGGTGCTGGCCCAGCTGGGTAATCCGGATATGCGCACACCGATTGCCCACGCGCTGGCGTGGCCGGAGCGTATTGATTCCGGTGTTTCCAGTCTTGACCTGATTGCTACGGCGAGGCTGGATTTCGCGGCGCCGGATACTGAGCGTTTTCCGTGTTTACGACTTGCCCAGCAGGCGGCAGCGCAAGGCGCTACGGCCCCTGCGATTCTCAATGCCGCCAACGAAGTTGCCGTAGCGGCATTTCTTGATCGTCGCCTTGGTTTTCGACAAATCCCTCAGGTAATCGAGCAGGTGATGGCACAGGTTGCGGTAACGGCGGCAGACAGTCTTGACGCTGTACAATGGGCTGATACTCAAGCCAGAAGTTGTGCCGGGACATTCATCGGCACATTGCAGAGGTAG